The Echinicola rosea genome has a segment encoding these proteins:
- a CDS encoding sensor histidine kinase, with the protein MAATAILPVMGMFALGENSYAAALLWIIAVLALLIWGNIKIHQLLDKIHPWGKLPLRRFLTQFLVSGIYSLICINVCYYFLKTLFIGLPPDGEQMLLLNIYGLLFYIPVMSINFGVFFMQRWKKATLRTEQLQAENLKSRLESLKMHIDPHFLFNNLNVLSSLIDIDTENAHRFLDKFAEVYRYVLQHRDEELVELDTEIAFIHSYIYLFQQRLNRQLNISIDYRPSKVTHYIPTLAVQMLLENAIKHNVATASQPLAIEIYRDGDRYIIVENTYQPKQQEGGSLPKSGLDNIIKRLAYFSDEEMVISQSDTKFTVKLPLLQVSSQRLNDG; encoded by the coding sequence ATGGCTGCAACCGCAATACTGCCCGTAATGGGCATGTTTGCACTTGGCGAAAACAGCTATGCAGCTGCCTTGCTGTGGATCATTGCTGTCCTGGCCCTACTGATCTGGGGAAACATCAAAATCCATCAGCTTCTGGACAAGATACACCCGTGGGGAAAACTGCCTCTCCGTCGGTTTTTGACCCAGTTTTTGGTCAGTGGGATCTATTCTCTGATTTGCATCAACGTTTGCTATTATTTTCTCAAAACACTCTTTATCGGATTGCCTCCTGATGGTGAGCAAATGCTTCTTTTGAACATTTATGGTCTGCTCTTTTACATCCCGGTAATGTCCATAAATTTTGGAGTTTTCTTTATGCAAAGGTGGAAAAAAGCCACGCTCAGGACCGAGCAACTCCAAGCTGAAAATCTCAAAAGCCGCTTGGAATCCCTGAAAATGCACATAGATCCCCACTTTTTGTTCAACAACCTGAATGTACTTTCCTCATTGATCGATATAGATACGGAGAATGCTCACAGGTTTCTGGACAAATTCGCGGAAGTTTACCGTTATGTCCTCCAACATCGTGATGAGGAGCTAGTAGAACTGGATACGGAAATCGCCTTCATCCACTCCTATATTTACCTCTTCCAGCAGCGTCTAAATCGACAATTGAACATCTCCATTGACTATCGTCCCTCCAAGGTTACCCATTACATTCCTACCTTGGCGGTGCAAATGCTACTGGAAAATGCCATCAAACACAATGTCGCTACCGCATCCCAGCCATTGGCCATTGAGATTTATAGGGATGGCGACCGATATATCATCGTAGAAAACACCTACCAGCCCAAACAACAGGAAGGAGGCTCCTTGCCAAAATCGGGCCTGGACAACATTATTAAAAGATTGGCCTATTTCTCCGATGAAGAAATGGTCATCTCCCAAAGTGATACTAAATTTACCGTTAAACTGCCCCTTCTGCAAGTGTCAAGTCAACGCTTAAATGACGGGTAA
- a CDS encoding T9SS C-terminal target domain-containing protein: MMMKRTIAPLRAYFYQWVCLAILGLMATHGYAQSPALKVDFDFGGRKLGEVNEPGYTSWVVEEGNKAEADFSDITFTVSGDGLHSSWYKAGVQAPFYARLSNDGVVANEEIILTIDGLPAGKHTLMNFYNTFDNPENHTFSPIDIYVNDELQMDDLMPSNRADSRAVTATAYLTFEVAAGEAVTIRMVNDPKDQTNAAALVWNGFELNRPDIKKQAKNPVPEDGDEHVEADSGVTLKWEPAERGVKHQLYFGTSKTSVSKATPQDDAYQGELTANEYQVNDLYSMDTYYWRVDEVGPSGEITKGNVWYFRPAQLAFRGAEGYGRYARGGRGGKVVIVTNLNDSGPGSLREAVTNDIGPRTIVFAVGGTIELKSRLVSNQPYVTIAGQTAPGKGIMIKRAPLGITGDDGVARFLRVGIGSGRTFDGMGLTGANYSIIDHCSIRWTIDESFSSRGAHHITLQKTLIAEALNVADHSKYEQGKMHGYAATIGGDIGSFHHNLLAHNYGRNWSMGSGLDGNAYYKGKLDIRNNVVYNWGSRTTDGGSHEVNFVNNYYKPGPGTKHFIALTIDHEGVGLGTQRGYFSGNVMPGYFDEDNQEEGRRERYHNGDYKKYEGFVDEPFFPSHITTQPAREAYKIVLSDVGANQPVLDDHDQRIIQETLDSTYTYKGSLSGIPGMPDTEKDVGGWEDYPEVKRPENWDSDQDGLPDWWEEAKGLNPNSDHGDFSDANQDKDRDGFTQLDEYLDWMSRPHYFMEKGDALNLALKPLFKGFEDGLHYSLEEQKDQPFTIQDDHLIFTPVEAGLAAVKVNVEDKEGHTMTRWVNVFVKDN, from the coding sequence ATGATGATGAAGCGAACGATTGCACCTTTACGAGCGTATTTTTATCAATGGGTATGCTTGGCCATTTTAGGACTTATGGCTACCCACGGCTATGCACAGTCGCCAGCGTTAAAAGTTGATTTTGATTTTGGAGGAAGGAAGTTAGGAGAGGTGAACGAGCCTGGATACACTTCCTGGGTAGTGGAAGAAGGAAATAAAGCAGAAGCTGATTTTTCCGATATAACCTTTACCGTAAGCGGTGACGGACTACATTCCAGTTGGTATAAGGCAGGTGTCCAAGCCCCCTTTTACGCTCGCCTAAGCAATGACGGAGTGGTGGCCAATGAAGAGATAATCTTGACCATCGATGGACTTCCGGCCGGGAAGCATACCCTGATGAATTTTTACAATACGTTTGACAATCCGGAAAACCATACGTTTTCTCCTATTGATATTTATGTCAATGATGAATTGCAGATGGATGACCTGATGCCCAGTAATAGGGCAGATAGCAGGGCTGTCACGGCTACAGCGTACTTGACATTTGAAGTAGCAGCAGGTGAAGCAGTGACCATCAGGATGGTGAACGATCCCAAAGACCAAACCAATGCTGCGGCCTTGGTTTGGAATGGGTTTGAGCTGAACAGGCCCGATATAAAAAAGCAAGCAAAAAATCCGGTGCCTGAAGATGGTGACGAACACGTGGAAGCGGACAGTGGTGTAACGCTGAAATGGGAACCTGCCGAAAGAGGCGTGAAGCACCAGCTGTATTTCGGTACGTCAAAAACATCCGTATCGAAGGCTACTCCCCAAGATGATGCTTACCAAGGAGAACTTACAGCAAACGAATATCAGGTGAATGATCTCTACAGCATGGATACCTATTATTGGAGGGTGGACGAAGTAGGTCCGTCCGGGGAGATCACCAAAGGAAATGTGTGGTATTTCAGGCCAGCCCAGTTGGCATTTCGAGGAGCGGAAGGATATGGTCGCTACGCGCGTGGTGGTAGAGGTGGCAAAGTGGTCATCGTGACCAACCTTAACGACAGCGGTCCGGGAAGCTTGCGGGAAGCGGTGACCAATGATATAGGCCCAAGAACCATTGTTTTTGCGGTGGGAGGGACGATTGAGCTTAAGTCCAGATTGGTTTCCAACCAGCCCTATGTGACGATTGCAGGACAAACGGCTCCTGGAAAAGGAATTATGATCAAAAGGGCGCCATTGGGCATCACCGGTGATGATGGGGTGGCCCGTTTTCTTCGAGTAGGCATCGGTTCGGGACGTACCTTTGACGGTATGGGACTTACAGGTGCCAACTATAGCATTATTGATCATTGTTCCATCCGGTGGACGATCGATGAATCCTTTAGTTCGCGGGGAGCGCATCATATTACCCTACAGAAAACTTTGATCGCCGAAGCCCTCAATGTAGCCGACCATAGTAAATACGAACAGGGGAAAATGCACGGATATGCGGCCACGATCGGTGGTGATATTGGGAGTTTCCACCATAATTTGTTGGCTCATAACTATGGCAGAAACTGGAGTATGGGCAGTGGACTGGATGGCAATGCTTACTACAAAGGTAAATTGGATATTCGGAACAATGTGGTTTACAACTGGGGAAGCAGGACGACAGATGGCGGGTCCCATGAGGTGAATTTTGTCAACAATTACTATAAACCAGGCCCGGGTACCAAGCATTTTATCGCCTTGACCATCGATCATGAAGGTGTAGGGCTGGGGACACAGCGGGGGTATTTTTCCGGTAACGTGATGCCGGGTTATTTTGACGAAGATAATCAGGAAGAAGGAAGAAGAGAGCGCTATCATAATGGAGATTACAAGAAATATGAAGGCTTTGTGGACGAACCCTTTTTTCCATCACACATTACCACGCAGCCCGCTAGGGAAGCATATAAAATCGTATTGTCAGATGTCGGTGCCAACCAGCCAGTGTTAGATGATCATGACCAAAGGATCATCCAAGAAACCTTGGACAGTACCTATACTTACAAAGGCAGCTTAAGCGGCATTCCCGGAATGCCGGATACGGAGAAGGATGTAGGGGGATGGGAAGATTATCCTGAGGTGAAGCGTCCCGAAAACTGGGATAGCGATCAAGACGGCTTGCCTGATTGGTGGGAGGAAGCCAAAGGACTGAATCCTAACAGTGATCATGGTGACTTTTCGGATGCCAACCAGGATAAAGACCGCGATGGTTTTACCCAGCTAGACGAATATTTGGATTGGATGTCCAGGCCGCATTACTTTATGGAGAAAGGTGATGCCCTGAACCTGGCCCTCAAACCACTGTTCAAGGGATTTGAAGATGGACTTCACTATTCACTGGAAGAGCAAAAAGACCAGCCTTTTACCATCCAGGATGATCACTTGATCTTTACACCTGTAGAAGCAGGACTGGCTGCCGTAAAAGTCAATGTAGAAGATAAGGAAGGCCACACCATGACCAGATGGGTAAACGTCTTCGTTAAAGATAATTAA
- a CDS encoding LytR/AlgR family response regulator transcription factor — translation MKVLIVEDEDLAAAKLTKMLEKYDSSIRILGNLTSVKDTVQWLRQNAAPDLIMMDIRIDDGVCFEIFQEVEVTSPVIFTTAYDQYAIKAFQVHSIDYLLKPFSYEKLEKSLEKLKKINQNPPTASPTVKVEELLQALQRNEPSYKSRFLVKAGTKIRSVKTEDIAYIYTDRKLNILVTNTGDRYPLDQSLDELSQVLDPDIFFRANRQLVLHIDAVSTIHPYFKGRVKLDLDPPLDAEIIISSEKTPDFKAWLDK, via the coding sequence ATGAAGGTACTGATCGTAGAAGATGAGGATTTAGCAGCAGCCAAATTGACGAAAATGCTGGAAAAATATGACAGCTCGATACGGATTTTGGGAAACCTTACCTCTGTAAAGGACACCGTCCAATGGCTCCGACAAAATGCGGCACCTGACCTGATCATGATGGACATTCGTATCGATGATGGTGTGTGCTTTGAGATATTCCAAGAAGTGGAGGTTACCAGCCCCGTGATCTTTACCACCGCTTACGATCAATATGCCATCAAGGCCTTTCAAGTCCACAGCATTGATTACCTGCTGAAGCCGTTTTCTTATGAAAAATTGGAAAAGAGCTTGGAAAAACTAAAAAAAATCAACCAAAATCCGCCCACAGCCTCCCCTACGGTCAAGGTAGAGGAACTGCTTCAGGCATTACAACGTAATGAACCTTCTTATAAATCCCGTTTTTTGGTCAAAGCAGGTACAAAAATCCGTTCCGTAAAAACAGAAGACATCGCTTACATCTATACCGACAGGAAGCTGAATATCCTGGTCACCAACACTGGTGACCGCTATCCTCTCGACCAATCATTAGATGAACTCTCCCAAGTGCTGGATCCTGACATCTTTTTTAGGGCAAATCGGCAACTGGTCCTTCATATTGATGCGGTATCCACCATCCACCCCTATTTCAAAGGGCGCGTAAAGCTAGACCTTGATCCACCGCTTGACGCTGAAATCATCATCAGCAGCGAAAAGACACCTGACTTCAAAGCTTGGCTGGACAAGTAG